In the genome of Dunckerocampus dactyliophorus isolate RoL2022-P2 chromosome 6, RoL_Ddac_1.1, whole genome shotgun sequence, one region contains:
- the pex6 gene encoding peroxisomal ATPase PEX6 isoform X2, translating to MAAQVELFCLESFPSHLSPLDLLVSKSQLSLLFHNDNDPPTVLFTPWRPASARTPAILLRVQPVSEKEAAGFGGSRVPPGRVRLFTSGFFLRLHGLQPAGSGGTVRPVVPVSLDSVVLGTSSSHSLDRDNAFRLNADLLELCRPGCCLLARQGEPLVGEEPGQIADLLVLACSPVTQGRITADTTVVLADCNDWSDLPHLAPPPKTLQLCASDFAHAAASLGSRLSLLDKHLGSGSCGILQEHQWQLDVTIMDTRQWLEADGFFGDVDGRLFVNRRLLINLGLFDGEWVKLWLAGRPNRLRAAMVTSLDAAVGGMPIHHEGAVISEMFWFNLTAGDETNVSCGSLRLKFCLRGGGDHTMAVVALTLARPGRHSPASFMSSQWHRRSPSSRIAMTTCCPHTSAAAVWCRWETSLGFRPETIQTCWRTRTPSQARSGAQFCSSRCRRCVLLRQMKKKKWEELIWLIDCTRPSSWWPFTFHVKEIKAFYSNFYLQSLKWLQGSPVNSMVPSGAVVLWSGPCPAGLEQTVDVIARIVLPHRHGALPACTLLLYGPAGSGKVTAVSAATYRLHLHLLKVDCVTVCGDTPAATEAKLMSLFQRADAVQPCVLLLRNLQLLLRPRGVTDEDGRVQAAFVQMLKSAPGRVAVVATVCKPQELSPGIMAAFVHQVAIESPTEEQRDAMLGSLTRDLSLARDVSLERLAKVTAGFVLGDLSALLAEAGRAACRRLVLACRGRREEDLCSSGVTIQNQDILSALHTLQDVQSEAVGAPKIPNVRWEDVGGLQQVKKDILDTVQLPLQRPELLSLNLNRTGILLYGPPGTGKTLLAKAVATECSMTFLSVKGPELLNMYVGQSEENIREVFNRARSAAPCVVFFDELDSLAPSRGRSGDSGGVMDRVVSQLLAELDALPASAQVFVIGATNRPDLLDQSLLRPGRFDKLVYVGINEDRSSQLQVLQAILRNFHLAPDVDLLQVVERCPAHMSGADLYALCSDAMTAAIKRKISLVHRGLDSEDSPVHLSVDDFTVALDGFHASVSQEELLRYKHLQHTLTAASMQHGR from the exons ATGGCGGCGCAGGTAGAGTTGTTTTGCCTGGAGAGTTTCCCGTCTCACTTGAGTCCACTTGATCTTCTGGTGTCCAAGTCCCAGCTGAGTTTACTTTTCCACAATGACAATGACCCCCCTACGGTTCTCTTCACCCCGTGGCGGCCTGCCAGTGCCCGCACGCCCGCCATTTTACTGCGCGTTCAGCCGGTCAGCGAGAAGGAAGCGGCGGGCTTCGGAGGTTCCCGAGTCCCTCCGGGCAGAGTGAGGCTCTTCACCAGCGGCTTCTTCCTGCGGCTTCACGGCCTCCAGCCGGCGGGGAGCGGCGGCACGGTTCGGCCTGTTGTGCCTGTGAGCTTGGACAGTGTGGTATTGGGAACCAGTAGCAGCCACTCTTTGGACCGGGACAACGCGTTCAGGCTCAACGCTGACCTGTTGGAACTGTGCCGGCCTGGATGCTGTCTTCTGGCCCGGCAAGGAGAACCGCTGGTCGGGGAGGAGCCAGGGCAG ATAGCAGACCTGCTGGTGTTGGCGTGCAGCCCAGTCACGCAGGGTCGGATCACGGCTGACACCACCGTGGTTCTGGCGGACTGCAACGACTGGTCGGACCTCCCACACTTAGCCCCACCCCCCAAGACACTCCAGCTGTGCGCCTCAGACTTTGCTCACGCTGCTGCCAGCCTGGGAAGCAGGTTATCTCTCCTGGACAAGCATCTGGGTTCAGGGTCCTGTGGCATCTTGCAGGAGCATCAGTGGCAGCTGGACGTGACCATTATGGACACACGGCAGTGGTTGGAGGCAGACGGTTTCTTTGGCGACGTGGACGGCCGCCTGTTTGTCAACAGACGTCTGCTTATCAATTTAGGACTGTTTGATGGAGAGTGGGTCAAGCTGTGGTTAGCGGGCCGACCCAACAGACTGCGAGCAGCCATGGTGACGTCACTGGACGCAGCCGTAGGAGGCATGCCAATCCACCATGAAGGCGCTGTCATATCAGAAATGTTTTGGTTCAACCTGACCGCAGGAGATGAGACAAATGTGAGCTGCGGCAGCCTGAGATTGAAG TTCTGTCTCAGAGGTGGCGGCGACCACACGATGGCAGTGGTCGCTCTGACACTTGCTCGGCCAGGCCGCCATTCGCCAGCGAGCTTCATGTCCAGCCAGTGGCATCGCCGTTCTCCAAGCAGCCGTATTGCTATGACGACCTGCTGTCCACACACTTCAGCAGCAGCAG TCTGGTGTCGCTGGGAGACATCCTTAGGGTTCCGACCCGAAACCATCCAGACCTGCTGGAGAACCAGAACTCCGAGTCAGGCCCGCTCAG GAGCCCAGTTCTGTTCTTCAAGGTGCAGAAGGTGTGTCCTGCTGAgacagatgaagaagaagaagtgggagGAGCTTATCTGGCTAATAGACTGCACACGTCCCTCTTCATGGTGGCCTTTTACCTTTCACGTCAAAGAAATAAAAGCTTTCTATTCTAACTTTTACCTCCAATCTCTGAAATGGCTTCAGGGCTCGCCTGTCAACAGCATGGTGCCGTCTGGCGCTGTGGTGCTATGGAGTGGCCCATGTCCTGCAGGCCTGGAACAGACAGTGGATGTCATCGCTCGCATCGTCCTCCCCCACCGCCACGG CGCTCTGCCGGCATGCACGCTCCTTCTCTACGGCCCGGCAGGAAGTGGTAAAGTGACGGCGGTCAGCGCAGCAACCTACAGGCTCCATCTCCACCTGCTCAAG GTTGATTGTGTGACCGTGTGCGGCGACACACCCGCCGCCACTGAGGCCAAACTGATGTCGCTCTTCCAGCGGGCTGACGCTGTGCAGCCCTGTGTCCTCCTGCTCAGGAACCTGCAGCTTCTTCTGCGGCCTCGGGGGGTCACCGACGAGGACGGCCGGGTCCAAGCAGCATTTGTCCAGATGCTGAAGAGCGCCCCTGGCAG ggtaGCAGTGGTGGCAACGGTCTGCAAACCCCAGGAGCTGTCTCCTGGCATCATGGCGGCCTTTGTCCACCAGGTGGCAATAGAGAGCCCCACTGAGGAGCAGCGTGACGCCATGCTAGGCTCACTGACTCGAGACCTTAGCCTGGCGAGGGACGTCAGTCTGGAGAGACTCGCCAAAGTCACTGCC GGCTTCGTGTTGGGCGACTTGAGCGCCCTGTTGGCAGAGGCAGGCAGAGCTGCTTGCAGGCGACTTGTCCTTGCTTG CCGAGGTCGGCGGGAAGAGGATTTGTGCTCCAGTGGTGTGACCATCCAGAACCAGGACATCCTCTCGGCGCTGCACACCTTGCAGGACGTCCAGTCTGAGGCCGTTGGCGCCCCGAAA ATTCCTAACGTGCGCTGGGAAGATGTGGGCGGCCTCCAGCAGGTCAAGAAGGACATCCTGGACACAGTCCAACTTCCTCTGCAGCGTCCCGAGCTCTTGTCTCTCAACCTGAACCGGACCGGAATTCTCCTGTACGGACCGCCAGGCACTGGAAAAACTCTGCTTGCCAAGGCCGTGGCGACAGAGTGCTCCATGACGTTCCTCAG TGTGAAAGGTCCAGAGCTCCTCAACATGTATGTGGGTCAGAGTGAAGAGAACATCAGGGAAG ttttcaACAGAGCGCGCTCGGCGGCGCCCTGTGTGGTCTTCTTTGATGAGTTGGACTCTCTGGCGCCCAGCAGGGGGCGCAGTGGGGACTCTGGCGGGGTGATGGACAG GGTGGTCTCTCAGCTGCTTGCGGAGCTCGACGCTCTGCCCGCGTCCGCCcaggtttttgtgatcggcgccACGAACCGTCCCGACTTGCTGGACCAATCGCTGCTACGGCCCGGAAG GTTTGACAAGCTTGTCTATGTCGGAATTAACGAAGACCGAAGCTCGCAGCTCCAAGTTCTCCAGGCCATCCTCAGAAA CTTCCACTTGGCCCCCGATGTCGACCTGCTGCAGGTGGTGGAGCGCTGCCCCGCCCACATGAGCGGCGCCGACCTCTACGCTTTGTGTTCGGACGCCATGACGGCCGCCATCAAGAGGAAGATCTCCCTCGTCCACCGGG GTCTTGATTCGGAGGACTCACCGGTCCACCTCTCTGTGGACGACTTCACTGTGGCGCTGGACGGCTTCCATGCATCTGTTTCACAAGAGGAACTACTGAGATACAAACACCTTCAACATACGCTGACCGCAGCCTCCATGCAACATGGCCGCTAA
- the pex6 gene encoding peroxisomal ATPase PEX6 isoform X1, which yields MAAQVELFCLESFPSHLSPLDLLVSKSQLSLLFHNDNDPPTVLFTPWRPASARTPAILLRVQPVSEKEAAGFGGSRVPPGRVRLFTSGFFLRLHGLQPAGSGGTVRPVVPVSLDSVVLGTSSSHSLDRDNAFRLNADLLELCRPGCCLLARQGEPLVGEEPGQIADLLVLACSPVTQGRITADTTVVLADCNDWSDLPHLAPPPKTLQLCASDFAHAAASLGSRLSLLDKHLGSGSCGILQEHQWQLDVTIMDTRQWLEADGFFGDVDGRLFVNRRLLINLGLFDGEWVKLWLAGRPNRLRAAMVTSLDAAVGGMPIHHEGAVISEMFWFNLTAGDETNVSCGSLRLKFCLRGGGDHTMAVVALTLARPGRHSPASFMSSQWHRRSPSSRIAMTTCCPHTSAAAVWCRWETSLGFRPETIQTCWRTRTPSQARSGAQFCSSRCRRCVLLRQMKKKKWEELIWLIDCTRPSSWWPFTFHVKEIKAFYSNFYLQSLKWLQGSPVNSMVPSGAVVLWSGPCPAGLEQTVDVIARIVLPHRHGSALPACTLLLYGPAGSGKVTAVSAATYRLHLHLLKVDCVTVCGDTPAATEAKLMSLFQRADAVQPCVLLLRNLQLLLRPRGVTDEDGRVQAAFVQMLKSAPGRVAVVATVCKPQELSPGIMAAFVHQVAIESPTEEQRDAMLGSLTRDLSLARDVSLERLAKVTAGFVLGDLSALLAEAGRAACRRLVLACRGRREEDLCSSGVTIQNQDILSALHTLQDVQSEAVGAPKIPNVRWEDVGGLQQVKKDILDTVQLPLQRPELLSLNLNRTGILLYGPPGTGKTLLAKAVATECSMTFLSVKGPELLNMYVGQSEENIREVFNRARSAAPCVVFFDELDSLAPSRGRSGDSGGVMDRVVSQLLAELDALPASAQVFVIGATNRPDLLDQSLLRPGRFDKLVYVGINEDRSSQLQVLQAILRNFHLAPDVDLLQVVERCPAHMSGADLYALCSDAMTAAIKRKISLVHRGLDSEDSPVHLSVDDFTVALDGFHASVSQEELLRYKHLQHTLTAASMQHGR from the exons ATGGCGGCGCAGGTAGAGTTGTTTTGCCTGGAGAGTTTCCCGTCTCACTTGAGTCCACTTGATCTTCTGGTGTCCAAGTCCCAGCTGAGTTTACTTTTCCACAATGACAATGACCCCCCTACGGTTCTCTTCACCCCGTGGCGGCCTGCCAGTGCCCGCACGCCCGCCATTTTACTGCGCGTTCAGCCGGTCAGCGAGAAGGAAGCGGCGGGCTTCGGAGGTTCCCGAGTCCCTCCGGGCAGAGTGAGGCTCTTCACCAGCGGCTTCTTCCTGCGGCTTCACGGCCTCCAGCCGGCGGGGAGCGGCGGCACGGTTCGGCCTGTTGTGCCTGTGAGCTTGGACAGTGTGGTATTGGGAACCAGTAGCAGCCACTCTTTGGACCGGGACAACGCGTTCAGGCTCAACGCTGACCTGTTGGAACTGTGCCGGCCTGGATGCTGTCTTCTGGCCCGGCAAGGAGAACCGCTGGTCGGGGAGGAGCCAGGGCAG ATAGCAGACCTGCTGGTGTTGGCGTGCAGCCCAGTCACGCAGGGTCGGATCACGGCTGACACCACCGTGGTTCTGGCGGACTGCAACGACTGGTCGGACCTCCCACACTTAGCCCCACCCCCCAAGACACTCCAGCTGTGCGCCTCAGACTTTGCTCACGCTGCTGCCAGCCTGGGAAGCAGGTTATCTCTCCTGGACAAGCATCTGGGTTCAGGGTCCTGTGGCATCTTGCAGGAGCATCAGTGGCAGCTGGACGTGACCATTATGGACACACGGCAGTGGTTGGAGGCAGACGGTTTCTTTGGCGACGTGGACGGCCGCCTGTTTGTCAACAGACGTCTGCTTATCAATTTAGGACTGTTTGATGGAGAGTGGGTCAAGCTGTGGTTAGCGGGCCGACCCAACAGACTGCGAGCAGCCATGGTGACGTCACTGGACGCAGCCGTAGGAGGCATGCCAATCCACCATGAAGGCGCTGTCATATCAGAAATGTTTTGGTTCAACCTGACCGCAGGAGATGAGACAAATGTGAGCTGCGGCAGCCTGAGATTGAAG TTCTGTCTCAGAGGTGGCGGCGACCACACGATGGCAGTGGTCGCTCTGACACTTGCTCGGCCAGGCCGCCATTCGCCAGCGAGCTTCATGTCCAGCCAGTGGCATCGCCGTTCTCCAAGCAGCCGTATTGCTATGACGACCTGCTGTCCACACACTTCAGCAGCAGCAG TCTGGTGTCGCTGGGAGACATCCTTAGGGTTCCGACCCGAAACCATCCAGACCTGCTGGAGAACCAGAACTCCGAGTCAGGCCCGCTCAG GAGCCCAGTTCTGTTCTTCAAGGTGCAGAAGGTGTGTCCTGCTGAgacagatgaagaagaagaagtgggagGAGCTTATCTGGCTAATAGACTGCACACGTCCCTCTTCATGGTGGCCTTTTACCTTTCACGTCAAAGAAATAAAAGCTTTCTATTCTAACTTTTACCTCCAATCTCTGAAATGGCTTCAGGGCTCGCCTGTCAACAGCATGGTGCCGTCTGGCGCTGTGGTGCTATGGAGTGGCCCATGTCCTGCAGGCCTGGAACAGACAGTGGATGTCATCGCTCGCATCGTCCTCCCCCACCGCCACGG TAGCGCTCTGCCGGCATGCACGCTCCTTCTCTACGGCCCGGCAGGAAGTGGTAAAGTGACGGCGGTCAGCGCAGCAACCTACAGGCTCCATCTCCACCTGCTCAAG GTTGATTGTGTGACCGTGTGCGGCGACACACCCGCCGCCACTGAGGCCAAACTGATGTCGCTCTTCCAGCGGGCTGACGCTGTGCAGCCCTGTGTCCTCCTGCTCAGGAACCTGCAGCTTCTTCTGCGGCCTCGGGGGGTCACCGACGAGGACGGCCGGGTCCAAGCAGCATTTGTCCAGATGCTGAAGAGCGCCCCTGGCAG ggtaGCAGTGGTGGCAACGGTCTGCAAACCCCAGGAGCTGTCTCCTGGCATCATGGCGGCCTTTGTCCACCAGGTGGCAATAGAGAGCCCCACTGAGGAGCAGCGTGACGCCATGCTAGGCTCACTGACTCGAGACCTTAGCCTGGCGAGGGACGTCAGTCTGGAGAGACTCGCCAAAGTCACTGCC GGCTTCGTGTTGGGCGACTTGAGCGCCCTGTTGGCAGAGGCAGGCAGAGCTGCTTGCAGGCGACTTGTCCTTGCTTG CCGAGGTCGGCGGGAAGAGGATTTGTGCTCCAGTGGTGTGACCATCCAGAACCAGGACATCCTCTCGGCGCTGCACACCTTGCAGGACGTCCAGTCTGAGGCCGTTGGCGCCCCGAAA ATTCCTAACGTGCGCTGGGAAGATGTGGGCGGCCTCCAGCAGGTCAAGAAGGACATCCTGGACACAGTCCAACTTCCTCTGCAGCGTCCCGAGCTCTTGTCTCTCAACCTGAACCGGACCGGAATTCTCCTGTACGGACCGCCAGGCACTGGAAAAACTCTGCTTGCCAAGGCCGTGGCGACAGAGTGCTCCATGACGTTCCTCAG TGTGAAAGGTCCAGAGCTCCTCAACATGTATGTGGGTCAGAGTGAAGAGAACATCAGGGAAG ttttcaACAGAGCGCGCTCGGCGGCGCCCTGTGTGGTCTTCTTTGATGAGTTGGACTCTCTGGCGCCCAGCAGGGGGCGCAGTGGGGACTCTGGCGGGGTGATGGACAG GGTGGTCTCTCAGCTGCTTGCGGAGCTCGACGCTCTGCCCGCGTCCGCCcaggtttttgtgatcggcgccACGAACCGTCCCGACTTGCTGGACCAATCGCTGCTACGGCCCGGAAG GTTTGACAAGCTTGTCTATGTCGGAATTAACGAAGACCGAAGCTCGCAGCTCCAAGTTCTCCAGGCCATCCTCAGAAA CTTCCACTTGGCCCCCGATGTCGACCTGCTGCAGGTGGTGGAGCGCTGCCCCGCCCACATGAGCGGCGCCGACCTCTACGCTTTGTGTTCGGACGCCATGACGGCCGCCATCAAGAGGAAGATCTCCCTCGTCCACCGGG GTCTTGATTCGGAGGACTCACCGGTCCACCTCTCTGTGGACGACTTCACTGTGGCGCTGGACGGCTTCCATGCATCTGTTTCACAAGAGGAACTACTGAGATACAAACACCTTCAACATACGCTGACCGCAGCCTCCATGCAACATGGCCGCTAA
- the pex6 gene encoding peroxisomal ATPase PEX6 isoform X3 — MAAQVELFCLESFPSHLSPLDLLVSKSQLSLLFHNDNDPPTVLFTPWRPASARTPAILLRVQPVSEKEAAGFGGSRVPPGRVRLFTSGFFLRLHGLQPAGSGGTVRPVVPVSLDSVVLGTSSSHSLDRDNAFRLNADLLELCRPGCCLLARQGEPLVGEEPGQIADLLVLACSPVTQGRITADTTVVLADCNDWSDLPHLAPPPKTLQLCASDFAHAAASLGSRLSLLDKHLGSGSCGILQEHQWQLDVTIMDTRQWLEADGFFGDVDGRLFVNRRLLINLGLFDGEWVKLWLAGRPNRLRAAMVTSLDAAVGGMPIHHEGAVISEMFWFNLTAGDETNVSCGSLRLKRWRRPHDGSGRSDTCSARPPFASELHVQPVASPFSKQPYCYDDLLSTHFSSSSLVSLGDILRVPTRNHPDLLENQNSESGPLRSPVLFFKVQKVCPAETDEEEEVGGAYLANRLHTSLFMGSPVNSMVPSGAVVLWSGPCPAGLEQTVDVIARIVLPHRHGSALPACTLLLYGPAGSGKVTAVSAATYRLHLHLLKVDCVTVCGDTPAATEAKLMSLFQRADAVQPCVLLLRNLQLLLRPRGVTDEDGRVQAAFVQMLKSAPGRVAVVATVCKPQELSPGIMAAFVHQVAIESPTEEQRDAMLGSLTRDLSLARDVSLERLAKVTAGFVLGDLSALLAEAGRAACRRLVLACRGRREEDLCSSGVTIQNQDILSALHTLQDVQSEAVGAPKIPNVRWEDVGGLQQVKKDILDTVQLPLQRPELLSLNLNRTGILLYGPPGTGKTLLAKAVATECSMTFLSVKGPELLNMYVGQSEENIREVFNRARSAAPCVVFFDELDSLAPSRGRSGDSGGVMDRVVSQLLAELDALPASAQVFVIGATNRPDLLDQSLLRPGRFDKLVYVGINEDRSSQLQVLQAILRNFHLAPDVDLLQVVERCPAHMSGADLYALCSDAMTAAIKRKISLVHRGLDSEDSPVHLSVDDFTVALDGFHASVSQEELLRYKHLQHTLTAASMQHGR; from the exons ATGGCGGCGCAGGTAGAGTTGTTTTGCCTGGAGAGTTTCCCGTCTCACTTGAGTCCACTTGATCTTCTGGTGTCCAAGTCCCAGCTGAGTTTACTTTTCCACAATGACAATGACCCCCCTACGGTTCTCTTCACCCCGTGGCGGCCTGCCAGTGCCCGCACGCCCGCCATTTTACTGCGCGTTCAGCCGGTCAGCGAGAAGGAAGCGGCGGGCTTCGGAGGTTCCCGAGTCCCTCCGGGCAGAGTGAGGCTCTTCACCAGCGGCTTCTTCCTGCGGCTTCACGGCCTCCAGCCGGCGGGGAGCGGCGGCACGGTTCGGCCTGTTGTGCCTGTGAGCTTGGACAGTGTGGTATTGGGAACCAGTAGCAGCCACTCTTTGGACCGGGACAACGCGTTCAGGCTCAACGCTGACCTGTTGGAACTGTGCCGGCCTGGATGCTGTCTTCTGGCCCGGCAAGGAGAACCGCTGGTCGGGGAGGAGCCAGGGCAG ATAGCAGACCTGCTGGTGTTGGCGTGCAGCCCAGTCACGCAGGGTCGGATCACGGCTGACACCACCGTGGTTCTGGCGGACTGCAACGACTGGTCGGACCTCCCACACTTAGCCCCACCCCCCAAGACACTCCAGCTGTGCGCCTCAGACTTTGCTCACGCTGCTGCCAGCCTGGGAAGCAGGTTATCTCTCCTGGACAAGCATCTGGGTTCAGGGTCCTGTGGCATCTTGCAGGAGCATCAGTGGCAGCTGGACGTGACCATTATGGACACACGGCAGTGGTTGGAGGCAGACGGTTTCTTTGGCGACGTGGACGGCCGCCTGTTTGTCAACAGACGTCTGCTTATCAATTTAGGACTGTTTGATGGAGAGTGGGTCAAGCTGTGGTTAGCGGGCCGACCCAACAGACTGCGAGCAGCCATGGTGACGTCACTGGACGCAGCCGTAGGAGGCATGCCAATCCACCATGAAGGCGCTGTCATATCAGAAATGTTTTGGTTCAACCTGACCGCAGGAGATGAGACAAATGTGAGCTGCGGCAGCCTGAGATTGAAG AGGTGGCGGCGACCACACGATGGCAGTGGTCGCTCTGACACTTGCTCGGCCAGGCCGCCATTCGCCAGCGAGCTTCATGTCCAGCCAGTGGCATCGCCGTTCTCCAAGCAGCCGTATTGCTATGACGACCTGCTGTCCACACACTTCAGCAGCAGCAG TCTGGTGTCGCTGGGAGACATCCTTAGGGTTCCGACCCGAAACCATCCAGACCTGCTGGAGAACCAGAACTCCGAGTCAGGCCCGCTCAG GAGCCCAGTTCTGTTCTTCAAGGTGCAGAAGGTGTGTCCTGCTGAgacagatgaagaagaagaagtgggagGAGCTTATCTGGCTAATAGACTGCACACGTCCCTCTTCATG GGCTCGCCTGTCAACAGCATGGTGCCGTCTGGCGCTGTGGTGCTATGGAGTGGCCCATGTCCTGCAGGCCTGGAACAGACAGTGGATGTCATCGCTCGCATCGTCCTCCCCCACCGCCACGG TAGCGCTCTGCCGGCATGCACGCTCCTTCTCTACGGCCCGGCAGGAAGTGGTAAAGTGACGGCGGTCAGCGCAGCAACCTACAGGCTCCATCTCCACCTGCTCAAG GTTGATTGTGTGACCGTGTGCGGCGACACACCCGCCGCCACTGAGGCCAAACTGATGTCGCTCTTCCAGCGGGCTGACGCTGTGCAGCCCTGTGTCCTCCTGCTCAGGAACCTGCAGCTTCTTCTGCGGCCTCGGGGGGTCACCGACGAGGACGGCCGGGTCCAAGCAGCATTTGTCCAGATGCTGAAGAGCGCCCCTGGCAG ggtaGCAGTGGTGGCAACGGTCTGCAAACCCCAGGAGCTGTCTCCTGGCATCATGGCGGCCTTTGTCCACCAGGTGGCAATAGAGAGCCCCACTGAGGAGCAGCGTGACGCCATGCTAGGCTCACTGACTCGAGACCTTAGCCTGGCGAGGGACGTCAGTCTGGAGAGACTCGCCAAAGTCACTGCC GGCTTCGTGTTGGGCGACTTGAGCGCCCTGTTGGCAGAGGCAGGCAGAGCTGCTTGCAGGCGACTTGTCCTTGCTTG CCGAGGTCGGCGGGAAGAGGATTTGTGCTCCAGTGGTGTGACCATCCAGAACCAGGACATCCTCTCGGCGCTGCACACCTTGCAGGACGTCCAGTCTGAGGCCGTTGGCGCCCCGAAA ATTCCTAACGTGCGCTGGGAAGATGTGGGCGGCCTCCAGCAGGTCAAGAAGGACATCCTGGACACAGTCCAACTTCCTCTGCAGCGTCCCGAGCTCTTGTCTCTCAACCTGAACCGGACCGGAATTCTCCTGTACGGACCGCCAGGCACTGGAAAAACTCTGCTTGCCAAGGCCGTGGCGACAGAGTGCTCCATGACGTTCCTCAG TGTGAAAGGTCCAGAGCTCCTCAACATGTATGTGGGTCAGAGTGAAGAGAACATCAGGGAAG ttttcaACAGAGCGCGCTCGGCGGCGCCCTGTGTGGTCTTCTTTGATGAGTTGGACTCTCTGGCGCCCAGCAGGGGGCGCAGTGGGGACTCTGGCGGGGTGATGGACAG GGTGGTCTCTCAGCTGCTTGCGGAGCTCGACGCTCTGCCCGCGTCCGCCcaggtttttgtgatcggcgccACGAACCGTCCCGACTTGCTGGACCAATCGCTGCTACGGCCCGGAAG GTTTGACAAGCTTGTCTATGTCGGAATTAACGAAGACCGAAGCTCGCAGCTCCAAGTTCTCCAGGCCATCCTCAGAAA CTTCCACTTGGCCCCCGATGTCGACCTGCTGCAGGTGGTGGAGCGCTGCCCCGCCCACATGAGCGGCGCCGACCTCTACGCTTTGTGTTCGGACGCCATGACGGCCGCCATCAAGAGGAAGATCTCCCTCGTCCACCGGG GTCTTGATTCGGAGGACTCACCGGTCCACCTCTCTGTGGACGACTTCACTGTGGCGCTGGACGGCTTCCATGCATCTGTTTCACAAGAGGAACTACTGAGATACAAACACCTTCAACATACGCTGACCGCAGCCTCCATGCAACATGGCCGCTAA